Proteins found in one Miscanthus floridulus cultivar M001 chromosome 4, ASM1932011v1, whole genome shotgun sequence genomic segment:
- the LOC136551302 gene encoding uncharacterized protein isoform X1, producing the protein MPSTGGAGIIARVAPAAGSKRGGWIWARRDPSTGDGVMPLTLAAFWIKELSRRRRRPCPRGVGPPAPPRCSSSPTSAASSRKDSVRRPIMQTSKQGTEGKRIPACFKGHNKQRGKEVDLAKLQLEKEKLEKRQQEGWQIAESNDLNISFKKIISYMSFLS; encoded by the exons ATGCCCAGCACGGGCGGCGCCGGCATCATAGCGCGGGTGGCGCCGGCTGCGGGATCCAAGCGCGGCGGCTGGATCTGGGCGCGGCGGGATCCCAGCACGGGCGACGGCGTGATGCCCCTAACCCTAGCTGCATTCTGGATCAAGGAGCTGAGTAGACGCCGCCGACGACCGTGTCCAAGGGGCGTGGGGCCGCCCGCTCCGCCCCGCTGCTCTTCATCCCCTACCTCCGCCGCATCATCAAG GAAGGATTCAGTGAGGAGGCCCATCATGCAGACTTCAAAACAAG GAACTGAAGGAAAGAGGATTCCTGCTTGTTTCAAGGGACATAACAAGCAAAGG gGGAAGGAAGTAGACCTTGCAAAGTTGCAGTTGGAAAAAGAGAAGCTGGAAAAAAGGCAGCAAGAAG GTTGGCAGATAGCAGAATCCAATGACTTGAATATTTCCTTCAAGAAGATTATCAGTTACATGAGCTTCTTATCTTAG
- the LOC136551302 gene encoding uncharacterized protein isoform X2 gives MPSTGGAGIIARVAPAAGSKRGGWIWARRDPSTGDGVMPLTLAAFWIKELSRRRRRPCPRGVGPPAPPRCSSSPTSAASSRKDSVRRPIMQTSKQGTEGKRIPACFKGHNKQRGKEVDLAKLQLEKEKLEKRQQEACDPVLETY, from the exons ATGCCCAGCACGGGCGGCGCCGGCATCATAGCGCGGGTGGCGCCGGCTGCGGGATCCAAGCGCGGCGGCTGGATCTGGGCGCGGCGGGATCCCAGCACGGGCGACGGCGTGATGCCCCTAACCCTAGCTGCATTCTGGATCAAGGAGCTGAGTAGACGCCGCCGACGACCGTGTCCAAGGGGCGTGGGGCCGCCCGCTCCGCCCCGCTGCTCTTCATCCCCTACCTCCGCCGCATCATCAAG GAAGGATTCAGTGAGGAGGCCCATCATGCAGACTTCAAAACAAG GAACTGAAGGAAAGAGGATTCCTGCTTGTTTCAAGGGACATAACAAGCAAAGG gGGAAGGAAGTAGACCTTGCAAAGTTGCAGTTGGAAAAAGAGAAGCTGGAAAAAAGGCAGCAAGAAG CTTGTGACCCAGTTCTAGAGACTTACTGA